A stretch of the Lolium perenne isolate Kyuss_39 chromosome 3, Kyuss_2.0, whole genome shotgun sequence genome encodes the following:
- the LOC127342148 gene encoding vacuolar-processing enzyme beta-isozyme 1-like gives MYDDIANNPLNPRPGVIINHPNGTDVYAGVPKDYTGDQVTTKNFFAVLLGNKTAVTGGSRKVINSKPNDHIFIYYTDHGSPGSLGMPNLPWLYAGDFIKVLREKHASKSYSKMVIYVEACESGSMFEGIMPQDLNIYVTTASNAVESSWGTYCPGLNPSPPHEYVTCLGDLYSVSWMENSETHNLKKETIKDQYEVVKNRTASSDYITGSHVMEYGDKTFKDDKLFLYQGFDPANVNNTNRVPLPGLEGAVNQRDADIIFMWKKYEQLNGGSEDKLRVLKEIKETVAHRVHLDSSIDFIGKLVFGFEKGPSILEAPRSSGQPVVDDWDCLKRMVRVFESHCGSLTQYGMKHTRAFANLCNNGVSEAEMKEASIGACGGYNSAKWSPLVLGYSA, from the exons ATGTACGACGACATCGCCAATAACCCTCTCAACCCAAGGCCTGGAGTCATCATCAACCATCCTAACGGCACAGATGTTTACGCTGGTGTTCCCAAG GACTACACCGGTGACCAGGTCACTACTAAAAACTTCTTCGCGGTCCTCTTGGGCAACAAAACCGCGGTTACTGGAGGGAGTAGGAAAGTAATAAACAGCAAACCGAATGATCACATCTTCATCTATTACACGGATCATGGGTCTCCTGGTTCTCTTG gtATGCCAAACTTGCCATGGCTTTATGCTGGCGACTTCATTAAGGTGTTACGAGAAAAGCATGCTTCCAAGAGCTATTCAAAAATG GTTATATATGTTGAAGCTTGTGAAAGTGGCAGTATGTTTGAGGGTATAATGCCTCAGGATCTTAATATTTATGTTACAACAGCATCAAACGCAGTTGAAAGTAGTTGGGGAACTTACTGCCCTGGGCTGAATCCATCACCTCCTCACGAATACGTTACCTGTTTAGGTGACCTCTACAGTGTGTCTTGGATGGAAAACAG TGAAACTCACAATCTAAAGAAGGAAACAATCAAGGATCAGTACGAGGTG GTTAAAAACAGAACCGCAAGCTCAGATTACATAACTGGTTCTCATGTCATGGAGTATGGTGACAAGACATTCAAGGATGACAAGCTTTTCCTTTATCAAGGTTTTGATCCTGCAAATGTCAACAACACAAACAGGGTGCCTTTGCCCGGCCTGGAAGGTGCAGTCAATCAAAGGGATGCGGATATTATTTTCATGTGGAAGAAG TATGAGCAGCTAAATGGGGGATCGGAAGATAAGCTGAGGGTTCTCAAGGAGATCAAAGAAACCGTGGCACACAGGGTGCATCTTGACAGCAGTATCGATTTCATCGGGAAGCTTGTCTTTGGATTTGAAAAGGGACCTTCAATACTTGAAGCTCCTAGAAGCTCTGGCCAACCAGTAGTCGACGACTGGGACTGTTTGAAGAGGATG GTGCGCGTTTTCGAGTCCCACTGCGGATCACTTACTCAGTACGGcatgaaacacacgagggcgttcGCAAACCTATGCAACAACGGTGTCTCCGAGGCCGAAATGAAGGAAGCAAGCATCGGCGCCTGCGGAGGTTACAACTCGGCGAAGTGGAGCCCACTGGTTCTTGGGTACAGCGCCTGA